The following is a genomic window from Microtus pennsylvanicus isolate mMicPen1 chromosome 3, mMicPen1.hap1, whole genome shotgun sequence.
aactcaggagctccggaacagcagtcagttctcttaatctctgagccatccctccagccctcagATTAATTTTTGAAGTCTGCATGATTTCGATTCTGAAACCAgataagccaggcagtagtggcacacgcctttaattccagcgctagggaggcagaagcaggcaggtctctgtaagttcgaggtcagtctggtatacacagcaagttccaagacaggttccaaagctacacagagaaaccctgttttgaaaataaacaaataagccaataaataaatacatacaatacataaacaaataaagccatacaataaataaataaacaagaccATACATACACTGTAAGTGTGAGCACGTTGATAGTTGGTAAACTCACATCAAAGCTGAAGACtgccatgagttcaaagtcaaaaTGAGCTAGACAGTGATTTCCAAGGCAGCCTGTGCTATAGTgtgaggttctgtctcaaaataccaaacaaccaaccaaatatacatatatattactagACAACTAATGAACAATACCCCTCTTAAATACAAGCACAAAATTCCTCAgccagctgggtagtggtggctcaggcctttcaccccagtacttgggaggcagaggcagacggatctctgagtttgaggccaaacagagtgagttccaagacagctagcaATACAAAAACCCTGTCTGTCAAGAAAGCCCCAACACcaccaaaacaaaagacaaaaaagtttCAGCAACACTGATTTGACTGAAGGACAAGGTGTCCTTGATTTGCAACAAAACCTTCAAGCGACTGACTAGCCTACACCAAAACCTCGGTGGTGACAGACAAGTCCTGACCTCCAATCTGCATTATCAACACTTGTGTCCCTTTCAGCTTGAACGCTTACCTTCAACCTGGCTAGTGTCTGAGCATGGTTTCTTTTTGGACTCTGGGTTCCCAGCTTTCTCGTCACCATCCATAAGAGGAATATACTCAGTCTTCTCCACAGTTTCTCCCACAGTGTCATCATAGGGCTCCGCCTCCAGTGTGGCAATGAAGTCTCGCTTTATCTCTCCCTCAATCTCTGGAGGTGGCTCTGTCAATGCATCTACAAGACTGAGGTCCGCCATTCTGCACCACTGCAAGGGGAAAAGAGAAGTTCACGTGAATActtgaatgaaaaatggaaaaacatttcTAGAACTTCTCATCAGTTGTGTTTAAGAGAACCAAAATCTGTTTAAGTACAGTCAATGCCTTTTAGATGATGAGAAAATAATAGCTCAGTAACCGCAGGTGACATTGTTCTCGAATCTCCCCAGGGCAGAAAAGCCAAgactattttgttctttttacttaTCTTTACTTATTTAACAGGATCTTGTTATATGAAGCCCAATCTAGGCTAACCCACAATaaatctgcctcagcctctggtacactgggattataggaatataTAATCAAACcagcttctttttattaatacagaaaataaagcaagagTCAGGCGGTGGTCACtcttgcctttgatcccagcactttgtgagttcaaggtcagtccgGTCTATAGaaagagttagttccagacaGCTAtgtgtgttacacagagaaaccctgtcatgaaaagccAACCCCTCCTCCCAAATTTACTTTTACTTCCTGTGTTTTAAgtattttgcttgcttgcttgcatatatgtgcaccatgagCAGTCTGCTACCTGTGGTGGCCAGGGGAGGAGTTATGTGAGTGTTGAGAAACTAAcctaacttgggtcctctggaagagcagacagtgctcttaaccaccgagccatctgtcCAGGCCTTAAATCAGATCTTCTAACTTCAATTACCTCATACTTTCACATCAGGTtgcaaaatagtttttaaatgaatacaaagaaaatattagaatGTTTCTATGAAAAAGACTGTATTATCAGGAAAACAAAATCATCTGTTTTCTAAGACTCAGTACTGTCTCATATTATTCACTCCTAGAGAGCCGAGTTAGCCAACCAACACTCAGTCAGCATTACTACACTAgcctgaaaaataaatgatggcAGCCAACGATATGGGTCAACAGACAAATGCACTTGCCAcaaagcctgacaatctgagtttgagccctagaTTCCTCTGCGAaggtggagagaaccaacttttcacagtacacacacagtctctcacacacatcatacacacacataactaaaacTTTAAGACAAGCTGGGTGGAGGTAGTACAAGGCTTTACTCCCAGCggtccagaggcaaaggcaggagaataaagcaggttccagggcagccagggttgttacactgagaaaccttgtctgaaaaaaacaaaaacttaaaacaaaatgatttaaGAAATAACTTGAATGGAGGTATCCAATGTGGGTGGATAAAGCTATTCACAGAAGCCATAAGGAGATGTGGGCTAGGAAGACGCCTGTAGCTCCCAAAACAATACAAGCTATTGCCACAAAAGCTGGTGCCCGCCCATCAGAACAGGGCGGTCAGACATTACTACTGAAGACGCCACACACTTGGGTGGCAGGACAGAGGGTTGGGGGTGGGAAACCAAGCTGTAACTACGTTGGAAGCTTCTTCAGTCCCAAAAAGGTGCTTTCCTGGCTGATAGGGGAACACTGTTACTGTCTTATTCCAATACAAATTCCCTGTGTGACACTACACACCTGCCAGGCAATGAAAAAGAAGCTAATTGTTACAGGATTTGTGGCCCATTACACAGAAGGAAATTCATCCTGGTACTGTAAAACTGGTCAAAGGCCAAAGGCAGATGAGGTCATAGGCTGTAGTGGGAAAGCTACTGCTGTTGTTTTTGATGTACctatcaaattgccttctaacCTTTTGGTCacagaagtttctgttttcaATGGGTAGCCAGTACTGCAGGGACTCATACTGGTCAAACTACTGGGAATAAGTCTATGGCTGGATGTTCAGTCCTAAACATGGAATCTATAACCAACCCCACAAAGCTCAAGGAGCAACACAGAAGATGGGATGGAAAGAacggaggagctgaaggagggaatGGAGTGCTGTGAAAGTGCTGTCTTCCAGGCAGGACGCAGCTGCTGGTGTTACAGTCTTGCACTTTTCTCTCAGCGGTTTTGGTTACCTGCAGAAGACCTGAATAAGGTGAACCTGTTAACACTCATGAGGCCATACTACCCCTACAGGATTTATACACAGTTAATAGCTGGTGGTAAATTGCCCAAGTCCCTGTAAAATAAAGCTCTCCTCCACAACCCTGTAAGTAACCCTCATCAAATTCATTGGgtcataaaaatttaaactaaacAGAAATTACCAAGATCTGCTTCTTAGTTTTTAGACAAGTTCTTAGATAAAAGGTAACATTTATCAACATGGAGAATCCTAGAAAAGGTTTGTCTATATATGAGCTGGGTAAAAAACATTaactacacatatttttaaaaattacattaggAAAGATAACgagatttaatattttattgcatGCCAGAGAAATGAATTCACACTATAGCTCAGGCACGCTGGAACTCATACAGATAAAATTGGTCtagaactcatagcaatcctcttGTCCCAGTCTCCCTAGGGATGGGATTCCAAGTGTGATCCATCATGACGCCTGGCTTAAACACTGAATTCGTATAGACCTACAAATaaaatcctccccccccccaaaaaaaaaaaagctgctttaggcactggagagatggacaAGCTGTAAGAGCACCTGATGCTCTCATAAAGGACTGGGATCCTGCAATACTCTGTGATGGCTTACAGTCATCTATACCTCCAGTTCCGAGAGATCTGATCTAaccacctcttctgacctctgcaagccatgcacaCTTGTGGTACAaatacatacacgcaggcagataaaacatacatataaaattaacaaatataaaaCTGAAGAGGGTTGCTTATCTATCTACCCCCACcccttgtctgtgtttgtgtacacCCTTTGCATGTAAGTGTAGAACAGGggacactgggtgtcttcctctactgcTCTCTGCCTTATTTGTTTGAAACAGTCTAGGTTAGCAGCTGGTGAagcccagagatcctcctgtcccccaagcccaaatgctgagattacagccatGAGCAACCATTtctggctttttacataggtgctggcATCTGAACTAAGGTCACTgtgcttgcatagcaagttctctacccactgaaccatttccccagtccttagttttgctttttgttggtttcattttgagacaaggtcttttcaagaggcccagactggcctcaaatctgTTATcctctctcttgcctctgcctctctactcTTGGGATAAGAggtgtgtgtgttaccatgtgGGCTTGCTTTTCATCCTTCCCTCTGTAAATTACTCTCATCAGTCAGCCCTTGAGAGTTAGTATGTACTTTAAAGACCCAGGGCACGGGGGCACATAGCTATAATCCAAGGAATTCGGCAGCTAAGGCACAAAGGTctgaagttctgggattatagaaatGAGCCACACAGGTGTTAtggtacatttctttttaaatgtggtgACATGTAAAGAATAACTAAGCTATTGGGATGCAGATGTTAGGCTAGATGAGCTAGCCTAACAGAAAGACTGAGCTCTACACCAGGCTGAGCTACGTATAGAAGTCCTATGtcaggctagaaagatggctcagaggctaagagctctggttgctcttccaaaggtcgtgagttcaattcccaacaaccacatagcagctcacaaccatctatgatgagatctggtgccctcttctggtatgtagGTATACAAGCAAGCAGAAcattacatacataataaatctttaaaagaagttCTATTTCAGAAAACAGGAATATGCAAACATCACTACTTGTAGAAAATGATTCTAGAAAATTACAGCATTGTGAAAGAAGTACAGATAATTACTTTATTGATTTCACCTCATATAATCAGTTAGGCCTCAATGTTATGTTTTATGAACAAAAAGGTACAACAGGGGCCaagcatgcctctaatcccagcacttcaaagGCAAAAGTAGGCGTCAgtcttttgagttcaaggccatgctggtcagcatctgagttccaggacagctaaggccaCATGTgaaatgggggtgggaggaaatATATGGAATACAATATAGCACAGGGCTAGGGCTGTTTTCAAATCAAGACCTCAAGAAGATAAAAACCTTATCATTAAAAACCTTATTAGCTAGGTTTCTTGGTCCATGCTGGGAATCCCACTTTatctcaggaagctgagataaGAGGATTGAGACAAGTCTTGAaacaccctggtctacatagtaaatttcatgtcagccaggactatgtagagagatgttatctcaaagagaaaaacagtaacaaaaaaactCCACCataatataacaaaaattaaaaatgtattcccccttttcttccttgcttctaaCTCCTCCTATGCCTCCTCTCTTCAACCCCTTCCATGTTTCCAAGGCTTccactcatatgtatatatgtatgtaaatatctacacacatacacaaatttagcCTGATGAGTGtgtttagtgttgcttgtgtgtatgtgatttcagGGCTGTCCACTTTGTATTGGATAACTATTAAGGAGTCTCAAACTCAAGAGCGCAAGccccgggattaaaggtgtataccaccaccatgttttacacacacgcacgcacgtgtgcgcgcacacacacccagCTTTACAAAAAGTATCCCCAGTTCAAGGCAAAAGCTTTGAGGGGGAAAGAATGAACTAAAAGCAAACTCAGAGTATCTTACATTTCTTGAACCAATCTGATTGAAGCCTTAAAAACTTCACCCAGCTCTAGCTAACACAGGTCTAGGTCTGTTGAGAGACCTAGTATCAAACGTACAGAACTGTCAGGAAAAAAGCCCCACTAAACATTTAAGCAGCCACCAAAAGAACATATGCTCTTGCCAGGagatggtggtacacgcctttaattccagcatgtgggaggcagaggcagagtaagttcgaggccagcctggtctacagagtgagttccaggacagtcaggactgttgcggagagaactctgtctcaaaaaaccaaaggaaaaaaaaaaaacactcgtTGTCAAGTACAGCAATTTGGACATCTGATCTTTCCTTCTGACCACATGTCTAGGATAAAGTTATCTGGTTACCAAGGTCTTAAAAAAAGGTAAACTAAGGCACCAGGAAACTATGTGACATGATGATGAAGCACGAAAGAGAAACTTGATCCTTTTACTGCTTCTCACTGTTGCTATTAATAGCTGTGTGCTCCTAAATAGTAAATAACAACACAGGATGAGATAACCTTCTGGGGTAGTTTACTTTAGACAATTCACAAAGTCTAAGATTACTGACTTAGAAGTATTTTTAAGGTCAAGATCTCTATAGTAGTCtgggtaacatttttttttttgtaaagaacactgaagaaagtgtgtagactttattttgctttctgtttcttttttttttctttttaaaacaaacttatttTGTCTGGGTAACATTTGTTTAGCCAGATTTTCACTGTGTAGCTAGCTCTACATGCCTGAAACTTGacatgcagaccaggctggctttgaactaaaAGAGATCCACCGCTTTCCAAGTTCAGGGGTTACAAGTGTAGGAAATCCTATAAAACCAGAAACCACCACTCTAGTTTACAAATGGCCAACAGCTGCCTCTGTCCTCCCTTGTTTCTGTATTTACTGCtgtggaggaaaagagaaagaagaatggaacCCTAGGTCAGTGAACCATCACTCTCAAACATTATCCCTAAAAACTATAGTATCTTCATTTTCCACTGAACACTAGACAAATTTCTAATAAGATTCCTTTAAAGGCACtaaattatctttaaaagtaTAGAATCggggccagagaaatggctcagcgattaagagcactgcctgctcttccaaaggtcctgagttcaattcccggcaaccacatggtggctcacaaccatctgtaatgaggtctggataccctcttctggcctgcaggtatacacacagaaaaaaatattgtatacataataaataaatttataaaaagagtATAGAATCTACACATATACATGGTAGTACCTGCTCGTAATACAAGCATTTGGGAGGCTTGAGTAGGAAGATTGAGAGTCTGAGCCATTCTAGACTGCACAGTAAAGActcaaagcctgtctcaaagaccaaaataataattaatattaatgtcCATATTAACATAATTATAACAATTAGTTAGACACACTAGCATGCACTTATGAAGTATCAGGTATACAGAAAATTGAACCAGGATTGCTTAAACCCAAACTAATAGGCTAATTTAAAACAGAGCCTAACGGCAGggagtggtggtgcgtgcctgtaatcactcaggaggcagtgctGGACAAACCACTGTTTCGCCTGTAGTGTAAATTAAGACCTTATCAAATCACTTTCTTTCTAATCCCCAAAACAGGCT
Proteins encoded in this region:
- the Map4 gene encoding microtubule-associated protein 4 isoform X49, coding for MADLSLVDALTEPPPEIEGEIKRDFIATLEAEPYDDTVGETVEKTEYIPLMDGDEKAGNPESKKKPCSDTSQVEGISSSKPTLLANGDHGMEGNNTTEA